The sequence GCGAAATCGTAGATAGCTTTAACTTAACTGCTGCAATTAAAGGTAAACCAGCAGTCGTATTTTTCTATCCACTTGACTTCACTTTCGTTTGCCCATCAGAGTTAATTGCCTTTGATCACCGCATGGAAGAGTTCACTAAACGTGGCGTAGAAGTGATCGGTGTGTCTATCGATTCTCAGTTCACTCACAATGCATGGCGTAATACTCCAGTTGAAAAAGGCGGCATTGGTCAAGTTAAATACACGCTAGTAGCTGACGTTAAACACGAAATCTGTAAAGCGTACGATGTTGAGCATCCTGATGCGGGCGTAGCGTTCCGTGGTTCATTCCTTATCGACAAAGAAGGCATGGTTCGTCATCAAGTGGTTAACGATCTGCCATTAGGCCGTAACGTCGATGAAATGCTACGTATGATCGATGCACTGCAATTCCACGAAGAGCACGGCGATGTTTGCCCAGCAGGTTGGGAAAAAGGCGACAAAGGTATGAACGCAAGCACTGAAGGTGTTGCTGCTTACCTGTCTGAAAACGCAAGCTCTCTGTAATCGAATAGAGCGAGTGAATAAAAAAGCTGCCAATTGGCAGCTTTTTGTTTTTATTGAATAAGTCTAGCTTCAGTGATTGAGCTTATTCTTCAGTGTCACTTTCAGCATCTTGCGCACCTGCTGCTGCCAGTAAAGGCCAACCGCCTAATTGTTTCCAGCGATTGACTATGTAGCAAAAGAGCTCCGCTGTGCGTTCAGTATCATATAACGCTGAGTGGGCTTCTTTATTGTCAAAGGGAATACCTGCCATCATACATGCTTTCGCTAAAACGGTATGACCAATAGCAAGTCCTGCGAGTGTAGCGGTATCGAAGGTGGCAAAAGGATGAAATGGTGAGCGTTTTAAGTCACAACGCTCAATCGCTTTACTGACAAAACCATGATCAAAAGCGGCATTATGGGCCACAATAATACAGCGATGACAATCAGCAGCTTTTTGTGCCTTTTTGACAGCTTTAAAAATGTCTAAAAATGCCTCTTTTTCGCTGACAGCGCCACGTAATGGATTGTTAGGATCTATCCCATTAAAAGCGAGTGCTGCAGGTTCTAAATTGGCGCCTTCAAATGGTTCTATA is a genomic window of Shewanella putrefaciens containing:
- a CDS encoding peroxiredoxin C — encoded protein: MSVLVGRPAPDFTAAAVLGSGEIVDSFNLTAAIKGKPAVVFFYPLDFTFVCPSELIAFDHRMEEFTKRGVEVIGVSIDSQFTHNAWRNTPVEKGGIGQVKYTLVADVKHEICKAYDVEHPDAGVAFRGSFLIDKEGMVRHQVVNDLPLGRNVDEMLRMIDALQFHEEHGDVCPAGWEKGDKGMNASTEGVAAYLSENASSL
- the rnt gene encoding ribonuclease T, with translation MSDICDANKLKHRFRGYFPVVIDVETAGFNSQTDALLEIAVTLLKMDDEGMLGIDKTLHFHIEPFEGANLEPAALAFNGIDPNNPLRGAVSEKEAFLDIFKAVKKAQKAADCHRCIIVAHNAAFDHGFVSKAIERCDLKRSPFHPFATFDTATLAGLAIGHTVLAKACMMAGIPFDNKEAHSALYDTERTAELFCYIVNRWKQLGGWPLLAAAGAQDAESDTEE